Below is a genomic region from Butyrivibrio sp. AE3004.
GGAAGCTTCCGATGAAAATGGTGCATTATACGGTGTTTTTCATATAGTCAGAAGCATTATGAGAGGAATAGCGTTTAATGCTATAGAAGCTGATGAAGCTCCTTCAAATCCTTTAAGAATGATGAATCATTGGGACAACATGGATGGAAGCATTGAGCGTGGATATTCAGGCAGATCATTCTTTTTTGAAAATGACAGTTTCTATATCGGAGACAGAACCCATGATTATGCCAGAATGATGGCAAGTATCGGAATAAATGGAATTGTAATAAATAATGTTAATGTAAAAAATGCTGCGACAGATCTTATTACTGAAAGATATTTTGATAAGGTCAGGGAATTATCGGAACTGTTTGCCGATTATGGAATAAAGCTGTTTTTATCACTGAACTTTGCATCACCGATTGAGCTTGGAGGGCTTAAAGTCTGCGATCCAATCGATGATGAAGTAATAAAATGGTGGGATAAGAAGTTTGCCGAGGTATATGAGAATGTTCCTCTTCTTGGTGGTTTTCTTGTAAAAGCTGATTCGGAGGGGAGACCCGGTCCATTCACCTATGGTAGAAATCAGGCAGACGGCGCAAATATGCTTGCAAAGTCAATAGCTCCTTATGGTGGAATCATTATCTGGAGATGTTTTGTATATAATTGTACCCAGGATTGGAGAGACTATAAAACTGATAGAGCAAGAGCAGGATATGATTATTTCAAAGGGCTGGACGGAGAATTCCTTGATAATGTTATTCTTCAGATTAAAAACGGCCCCATGGATTTTCAGATAAGAGAACCTGTTTCTCCACTTCTTGGTGGACTTACCAAGACAAATCAGATGCTTGAGGTTCAGATAGCGCAGGAATACACAGGACATCAGATAGATTTGTGCTACCTTATGCCAATGTTTAAGGAAGTTTTGGATTTCCATACTCATTGTAAAAAAGATAGCGACACAATTGCTGATATTGTGAGCGGCAGGGCTTTTGGAAATAAAAATGCAGGTATGGCAGCTGTAATTAATACAGGTGATGATACAAACTGGACAGGCAATTATCTTGCTGCAGCAAATCTCTATGGTTTTGGACGGCTTGCATATAATACAGAGCTTACATCTGATGAGATTGCGAGAGAATGGGTACAGATATCTTTCAATATGAATAAGGATGGCCAAGACAAACTTGTTTCAATGCTCTTAAGATCAAGAGAAATATATGAAAAGTATACCAGTCCACTAGGCATTGGATGGATGGTTACTCCTCATGATCATTACGGGCCGAGTGTAGACGGTTATGAATATTCAAGATGGGGAACTTATCATAGAGCTGATCATTTGGGCCTTGGAGTAGATCGTACTGATAAAGGAACGGGATATGCACAGCAGTATTATCCTGAAAATGCTGATTTATACAATGATCCTGATACGTGTCCTGAGGAATTGCTACTATTTTTCCATCATATTGCATATGACAGGAAACTTAAGGATGGAAGAACACTTATACAGTACATTTATGATAGCCATTTTGAAGGTGAAACAGAAGCAGAGGAGCTTTTTGATATCTGGAAAAGTCTTGAATCACAGGTATCACCGGAGATATATGCTTTAGTTTGCCATAGATTTGAGATGCAGATTGCTAATGCAAAAGAATGGCGTGACCAGGTTAATTCATATTTCTTTAGAAAGAGTGGAATCCCTGACGAGAAGGGTAGAGAAATTTTTTAAGTTTGATGAAAGGTATAAACATGAACAGAGAAGAAGCCAGAAAAAGGGCAAAAGAACTTGTTGGCAAGATGACTGTGGAGGAGAAGGCTTCACAGCTTAAATTTGATGCCCCTGCTATTGATAGGCTCGGAATACCCGCATACAACTGGTGGAATGAGGCCTTGCATGGTGTTGCACGTGCAGGTACTGCGACAATGTTTCCACAGGCCATAGGTCTTGCGGCTGCTTTCGATGATGAGCTTATGGAGTGCATCGGAGAAATAATTGCTGTTGAGGGACGGGCAAAGTATAACGAACAAAGTAAACGAGAAGACAGAGATATTTATAAAGGGATTACTTTCTGGGCTCCTAATGTTAATATTTTTCGTGACCCAAGATGGGGCAGGGGGCATGAAACATATGGCGAAGATCCATATCTCACAAGTCGTATGGCAGTTCCTTTTATAAAAGGAATTCAGGGGAATGGTGAGTATATGAAAGCTGCAGCTTGTGCAAAGCATTTTGCGGTACATTCCGGTCCCGAGGGAGAAAGACATTTCTTCAATGCAAAAGCATCCAAAAAAGACCTCGAAGAGACGTATCTTCCTGCATTCGAAGCATGTGTAAAGGAAGCTGACGTAGAAGCTGTAATGGGTGCGTATAACAGAACGAATGATGAACCATGCTGTGCAAATGAGCCGCTTATGAATGGTTATCTCAGAGGAAAATGGGGCTTTAAGGGACATTATGTATCAGATTGCTGGGCAGTAAAAGATTTCCATGAAAATCATCATGTCACGGGAGCACCGGAGGAATCAGTAAAACTTGCACTTGAAATGGGCTGCGACGTAAACTGTGGATGTACATATCAGAAGATAATGAATGCATATCGTGCAGGAATGATAGATGAAAGCGTACTTACAACTTCATGCGTTAGACTCTTTACAACACGATTCCTTCTTGGAATGTTTGATAGGACTGAATATGACAAGATACCGTATACGGTTGTTGAATGCAAGGAACACCTTGCTGTTGCACACAAAGCGGCTGCTGAAAGTATTGTCCTTTTGAAAAATGACGGCATGTTACCCTTAAAGAAAGAAACTATAAAGACCATTGGTGTAATAGGACCAAATGCGGATTCAAGATCTGCACTTGTAGGTAATTACCATGGAACATCATCAAGATATATAACAGTACTTGAGGCTATTCAGGATTACCTGGGAGATGATGTAAGAGTGATGTATTCTGAGGGATGTGACCTCTGGAAGGACAATATCAGTGGGCTTGCTGATCCAAACAAACCGGACAGAATGTCAGAAGCGCTGACCGTTGCGGAGTATTCTGATGTTGTTATATTAGTAGTCGGACTTGATGAAACTCTTGAAGGAGAAGAGGGTGATACAGGCAATCAGTTTGCTTCAGGTGACAAAATTGACCTTCAGCTTCCTCTTCCTCAGAGACAGCTTATGCATCAGGTTCTTGAAACCGGCAAGCCGGTGGTTGTAATTAACATGTCAGGAAGTGCTATAGATCTTGCTGAGGCTGATTCAAAAGCAGGTGCGGTTCTGCAGACATGGTATCCCGGTGCGAGAGGCGGAGAAGAGGTGGCAAAGGTTCTATTTGGTGAAATATCTCCTTCTGGAAAGCTACCGGTAACTTTCTATAAGTCTTCAAAAGACCTGCCGGATTTCAAGGATTATTCCATGAAAAACCGTACATACAGATATTTTGAAGGAGAAGTACTTTACCCCTTCGGTTACGGGCTTACTTATGGCGACTGTTTTGTAAAGGATATGAGCATTCAGGAAGTATCAGGCCCTGAGTATGGCTATAAGGGAAGAAATGAAGCCGAAAAGATCGTGGATTCATTTGAAAAGGCTAACGGAAATGCGTTTGGTGGAATTGATGTGAAGATGACGGTTGCAAATGACGGTAAAGCAGCTACAGATGATGTGGTACAGCTTTATATCAAAGATACCGGATTTGAGGGTGCTATTACAAATCCATGCCTGTGTGGTTTCAAACGTATACATCTTGAAGCAGGAGAGCAGAAGGAAATCACAATACACGTTGCATCAAGAGCGTTCACGTCCGTAGATGAGGATGGAAACAGAAAAATTTTCTCAGATACATTTGAATTATATGCAGGCACATCCCAGCCTGATAAAGGTTCAGAGAAACTTACCGGCCACAAATGCATATTACAGAAAATTACACTTTAAAACTTGTGTGATAAAAACATAATTGGATAGTAATTACAGGGGCTCTGCAAGTGCAGGGTCCCTTCGTTTGTATATTTAAGCAGTGATGCTGTGACAAAGTAGTTTTTTATTGCATAAATACTGAAATATTGATACTTTATGATGTAGGAGGAACAACTATTATGAAGAAAAAGCTTATATCTATAATAATGGCAGTTACATTTGTGGTGGCTGCCGGTTGTGGAAATGCACAGACAGAAACGCAAAACACCGCTGATGCGACAGTTAAGGAGGCTACAGAGAATACAGAAGAGGATATAATAGAAGAAGCTTCTGAAAGCGCTGAGGAGAATAAAGCCAAAAGTACTGATGAGAATTTGCAGGATGATAAAACAGAAAATAATGTGGAAAATTCAGCAGAAACAGACGAAATCGAATCATCAGATAGTTCTGAAGATGCAGAGGCAGAGGCTGAAGAAACCACTGATGAATCAGAGGAGGGTAAAATGGCAGAAGAGGGACATAACACCAGGGCATGGCAGATAGTCAGCCAGATGACGATTGGTTGGAATCTGGGAAATACTTTGGATGCGCATGACGATGGCATCAAAATATCAGATCCGCCATCAAAGCAGGAAACCTGCTGGGGGAATCCTGAGACAACTCAGGAAATAATTGATGCAGTATTGGATATGGGATTTAACACAATCAGAATACCGATTACCTGGAAAGCACATATCGATGAAAACAACAAAATAGATGAAGCCTGGATGGCTCGCGTTCAGGAGGTTGTGGATTATGCTTATGGAAGAGGTGCGTATGTAATAATAAACGTACATCATGAGGATTGGAACTATCCTTATTATGATAACCAGGACAAAGCATCTGAAAAGCTTTCTGCAATCTGGACTCAGGTTGCCGATAGATTTAAGGATTATGATACCCATCTTATTTTCGAATTGCAGAATGAACCAAGAAAAGTCGGAACAGATCTTGAATGGAACGGTGGAGATAAGGAAGGAAGAGATGTTGTAAATGCCGTAAATATGGCGGGTTATGAGGCAATAAGAGCAGCTGATGGAAATAACAAGGATAGACTCATAATGTTCCCGGGGTATGCAGCAAGCTCACAGTCAAACTGTCTTCTTGCTATACAGCTTCCCGAGGATGATGATTGCGTGGCTGTTTCTGTACATGCGTATACACCATATGAATTTGCATTAAACATAAAAGGAAGATCCACATATGATAATGATCATGGTGACCTTGACAGACTGTTAAGCGATATCAAAAGATTCTTCTTCTTTAAAAATGTTCCTGTAATTATAGGTGAATACGGAGCGTTAAATAAAGATAATGAATCCGAACGTGTTGAATGGGTACAATATTATTTGAAAAAAGCAAGGGAGATGGAGATTCCCTGTGTCTGGTGGGACAATGGACAGTTTAACGGTGATGGTGAAAACTTCGGCATCATTGACAGAAGAACTTTGGAACTGCCCTATCCTGAGCTCATAAAGGCTATGCAGGAATTTAAATAAAGAAAATAAGCGTTGATAATATAATAATATGTAAAAATATTAAGTAAATATCAGCATTCTATTAAAAAAGAATTAAAACGGTTTTTGTGCAAAACAATGTGATAAAATACATTTATTCACACAATATCGTCTTTCTAAATGAGGGGGAAGAAAGTATGCGAGGATTGAAGAATGGTTTATCTGTTGCGTTATTGGCGATCATGATTTTTGCGACGGCTCGTGTAAATGCTAAAGCAGATGGGTTTGATGCAAATTTTTATGCAAAAAAATATCCTGATGTAGTGGCAGCTGTCGGAAGCGATGCAGAAGCTCTTTACAATCATTATGTAAATTTCGGGATAAAAGAAGGAAGATCTCAGAATCAGCAGGAAGATTCAGCAAAATATCAGGCAATGCTTGATGGGCAGACAGCTCCTCCCACGCAGCAGACCGCAGCTCCGGCTGCAAATCAACCGGTAAGCGGATTACCTTACAACACATATGTGGATATAGATATTACATCGCAGTCCATGACATATTATGAAAACGGACAGGTAAAGCTTCAATCAGCTGTTGTTACCGGCAATCCTAACAGGGGAAATGGGACACCTACAGGTACATTTGCTATCAATTCCCATGTACCTGGGAAACGCCTTGTAGGACCAACCTGGAATGTCTGGGTGGATACATGGATGCAGTTTACACCTAATCCATGTCATATCGGTCTGCATGATGCCAATTGGAGAAGCTCATTTGGTGGAGATATTTATCAGTCAAACGGATCACACGGATGCGTAAATCTTCCACATGATACAGCAGTAGCTCTTTTTAATATGGTTGGAATAGGTACTCCTGTAGTAGTACACTGAGCATTACTGAAAATGTGTAGTAGCGGACAAAATGTATTATGTGCATTTTGTTCGCTTTTTAATTTGAGTAGAGTACTTAGCGAGGTTTTTTACGAGCTTAGTACGGACCATACAAGTTCACTTGACGAAGTTTTTTTGAGTATAGTGAAGTTTGTTTAAATAAACTATAATTATGTGTATACATTAAATGTTCCGGCTAGAAGATTTTTAACTTACAAGGAGAAAGAGATGATAACTCGTTATACTATCGGAAATCCTATTGAAACAGAATCAGTAATTACTGATATTCCTTTGGATAAAGGGGATATTCCATTTTGGACGCGAAAAGACGACGAAAAGAGTCTTAGCATATCACTTGCGGAAGATGCAAGAGTATTTGGGCTTGGAGAGACGATTAGAGGAATTAACAAAAGAGGATGGGTTTATGATTCAAACTGCACAGATGATCCTGTACATTCAGAGGATAAACATTCTTTATATGCAGCACAGAACTTTTTTATAATTAGTTCAAGTGAACAAACATTTGGAACATATATAGATACTCCCGGAAAAGTCCGTTTTGATATTGGGTATACTGAGATGGACAGGTTTGCTATAAGATTTGAGGATTTTGAT
It encodes:
- a CDS encoding L,D-transpeptidase: MRGLKNGLSVALLAIMIFATARVNAKADGFDANFYAKKYPDVVAAVGSDAEALYNHYVNFGIKEGRSQNQQEDSAKYQAMLDGQTAPPTQQTAAPAANQPVSGLPYNTYVDIDITSQSMTYYENGQVKLQSAVVTGNPNRGNGTPTGTFAINSHVPGKRLVGPTWNVWVDTWMQFTPNPCHIGLHDANWRSSFGGDIYQSNGSHGCVNLPHDTAVALFNMVGIGTPVVVH
- a CDS encoding alpha-glucuronidase family glycosyl hydrolase, which translates into the protein MNNKTWSKLWLDYENKKCCKEAEKGFVIRIDGFLAENRVIKSLKKELSEAITKLYGCECLFDTDTTENNDEKNIIITKKDGIPFEGYRIKAENNKMTLEASDENGALYGVFHIVRSIMRGIAFNAIEADEAPSNPLRMMNHWDNMDGSIERGYSGRSFFFENDSFYIGDRTHDYARMMASIGINGIVINNVNVKNAATDLITERYFDKVRELSELFADYGIKLFLSLNFASPIELGGLKVCDPIDDEVIKWWDKKFAEVYENVPLLGGFLVKADSEGRPGPFTYGRNQADGANMLAKSIAPYGGIIIWRCFVYNCTQDWRDYKTDRARAGYDYFKGLDGEFLDNVILQIKNGPMDFQIREPVSPLLGGLTKTNQMLEVQIAQEYTGHQIDLCYLMPMFKEVLDFHTHCKKDSDTIADIVSGRAFGNKNAGMAAVINTGDDTNWTGNYLAAANLYGFGRLAYNTELTSDEIAREWVQISFNMNKDGQDKLVSMLLRSREIYEKYTSPLGIGWMVTPHDHYGPSVDGYEYSRWGTYHRADHLGLGVDRTDKGTGYAQQYYPENADLYNDPDTCPEELLLFFHHIAYDRKLKDGRTLIQYIYDSHFEGETEAEELFDIWKSLESQVSPEIYALVCHRFEMQIANAKEWRDQVNSYFFRKSGIPDEKGREIF
- a CDS encoding glycoside hydrolase family 3 C-terminal domain-containing protein; this translates as MNREEARKRAKELVGKMTVEEKASQLKFDAPAIDRLGIPAYNWWNEALHGVARAGTATMFPQAIGLAAAFDDELMECIGEIIAVEGRAKYNEQSKREDRDIYKGITFWAPNVNIFRDPRWGRGHETYGEDPYLTSRMAVPFIKGIQGNGEYMKAAACAKHFAVHSGPEGERHFFNAKASKKDLEETYLPAFEACVKEADVEAVMGAYNRTNDEPCCANEPLMNGYLRGKWGFKGHYVSDCWAVKDFHENHHVTGAPEESVKLALEMGCDVNCGCTYQKIMNAYRAGMIDESVLTTSCVRLFTTRFLLGMFDRTEYDKIPYTVVECKEHLAVAHKAAAESIVLLKNDGMLPLKKETIKTIGVIGPNADSRSALVGNYHGTSSRYITVLEAIQDYLGDDVRVMYSEGCDLWKDNISGLADPNKPDRMSEALTVAEYSDVVILVVGLDETLEGEEGDTGNQFASGDKIDLQLPLPQRQLMHQVLETGKPVVVINMSGSAIDLAEADSKAGAVLQTWYPGARGGEEVAKVLFGEISPSGKLPVTFYKSSKDLPDFKDYSMKNRTYRYFEGEVLYPFGYGLTYGDCFVKDMSIQEVSGPEYGYKGRNEAEKIVDSFEKANGNAFGGIDVKMTVANDGKAATDDVVQLYIKDTGFEGAITNPCLCGFKRIHLEAGEQKEITIHVASRAFTSVDEDGNRKIFSDTFELYAGTSQPDKGSEKLTGHKCILQKITL
- a CDS encoding glycoside hydrolase family 5 protein, with product MKKKLISIIMAVTFVVAAGCGNAQTETQNTADATVKEATENTEEDIIEEASESAEENKAKSTDENLQDDKTENNVENSAETDEIESSDSSEDAEAEAEETTDESEEGKMAEEGHNTRAWQIVSQMTIGWNLGNTLDAHDDGIKISDPPSKQETCWGNPETTQEIIDAVLDMGFNTIRIPITWKAHIDENNKIDEAWMARVQEVVDYAYGRGAYVIINVHHEDWNYPYYDNQDKASEKLSAIWTQVADRFKDYDTHLIFELQNEPRKVGTDLEWNGGDKEGRDVVNAVNMAGYEAIRAADGNNKDRLIMFPGYAASSQSNCLLAIQLPEDDDCVAVSVHAYTPYEFALNIKGRSTYDNDHGDLDRLLSDIKRFFFFKNVPVIIGEYGALNKDNESERVEWVQYYLKKAREMEIPCVWWDNGQFNGDGENFGIIDRRTLELPYPELIKAMQEFK